Genomic segment of Saccopteryx bilineata isolate mSacBil1 chromosome 9, mSacBil1_pri_phased_curated, whole genome shotgun sequence:
aataataattacttaccaagtactttatgtcagattttcgctatttatactttggttgctccgctaccgcccaccatgaaagctggaacgcccactagtgggcagtaggaaccaggttgactaccactgatttagagatATGATAGGCAAGGCCATGCCTTCTGCACAGGGCCCAGTtttagtgtgtgagtgtgtgtgaaattatatagataaaaagagctccctgcgaggaactccctaaaagtggcttgatgtgataatctcgtagattaacacctgttagaaagtGTAGGTCAGAAAggatagattaacacctgttagaaggtgtaggCCAGAAAGGATACTTAAAccgagggggctccagctgcagTTAGTTGTCCAGATTCCAACGCTGAACGTGGAACGGTCTCCACAtggctctgaccaaggacagccaagaggagcacgcccCATTAacctgtacccaggcacgccataggatttgtgagtaataagcTGCCTGTGTGaatcttgcaactaacttgtgtatCGGTTGTGTATTTCCTCTTGTGGCAAGTGGTCTCAGTACCAACaggtagaatcctcatagccacctcaaaaGTAATGTAGTCTCAAAGAGgccgccagccctgctgttaagcaggagtgtcccactgcacgaggaaatcgaatcagggacgcctgatcgatgtagagctcaggctctactgggacaaacTTCCCAGTCAGAAAACTAGGGGCCAACCCTGGATGCTTGGGGGAATTCTGCTGTGTATCCTCAGCCAATCATGTgtcctctgagcttcagtttcctcatctgtacaagaGGGACAATATCATTTACCTCCCAGGTCACTCTGGGAATCGATGTGCCTAGCATGATGCCTGATgcataataaatgttaaataaacatGCGGTGCATCACCCCAAAAatgtcccatgctcaagccagatgagcccacgctcaaatctgggacctcaaggtgccaggttgatgctctatctactgcaccaccacctggtcaggcagcagctctttttaaaaatttatttacatatgaaATAATCTATAAGTCAATATTATGAGGGAGAAATAAGGTGAAAAAATTCAAAGGTAATTTGCAACCATATGCTGGGTAAAAAACCCATCTATTATATTAGGGGTAGAGAATACCCCTGAAAGTCTCCTCAAGGAAGTAGAAAAACAGTGGCTGCCTTCAGGAAAGAGAGCTGGGGCATGAGAAGGACACTTACTTTTCCATGTACCTTTAATCCTTTTGGAACTGGACATGAATCAtttaaaagtagattttaaaagcttttgtaaaaagcttaaataaacccCAGGGTGACTCAACAATTACTCAACTTTGCCCAAGGCTTGTAATAAGGCTAGACTGGTGAACCAgagattttctttcaaaatttctcCCTGAGCAACTACTTTTAAGACTAGAAAATCATTCTTGGTTCTCCAAATCATCTCCACCCAGTGAGTCAGTTACTAAAAGGGGTGGGTCTCACTATGGGAGTTTCACAAATGCCATGAAGCCCAAGAACACAAAGAGGCAGCTGCTGCAAATTTATGAAATAGGAAACACGAAGGGTGAATGATAATGGCCAACAACAGATACAATTTTCCAAACCTGCTTCTTGGTTGGGAAGGACCATTTAAATATGTCAGCAGGGGCCTTGGATAAAGAACTGGAGGCATCGCTAGCTTCCGCACTGACAGGGTAGGCAACCACCACCGGCGAGGAATGAAAAGAGACTTAAACTGGCAGTGGTCAAAATGAACTCGACCTGCCTGTACAGTCTTGAAACTCCTTCCCAGCGTGAGGTAACTCATTACACTCATTATCTAACCAGGGCAGATTACTTTATCAGATCTGCTCCCTATCATCTGGCAGAACAAGGCAGTTAAAAGGCAACTGCCAACTGACGGTAGAAATCAGCCATTTCCCTCTATTCGGGAAGTGTTCGCACAGGACGCGCTGGTAACAGCGTACGTTTGGGGCTGCTGCTGAGGGAAGAAGAATCAAAGCTGGAATGCTATTTCCCAGACAGTTTCCAAGAATTATAAACCTGAACCAGTGTACAATTTTAGGCTTTCGTATTGCATCCTAGGGTTTACTAAGTACAATACAAATTTCCCAAGTTCCCCTAAATTTGCTGTGTCACCGGGAAGTCTCGTCACCAGCCAGACTTAGCTTTCCGTGCTGCCCACTGGTTTCCCTAGTCGGCCTTCCTTGAGGTCACTTCGGCAGGGCCACCTTCTGGTCTCAGTCCCTACACCTGTGGTCCACCTGCCTGCGCGCGGGGCGTCACTGCTCCGTCTGACCTAGGGACAAGCGGCACAAAAAACCACCAGCCGGCAAACAGGACTTCCCACTTCCCGCCGGCCAGGCCGGCCGCTTCGCCTACCCCACCCCAGTGCGCCCTCACCCGGCAGTGGAGTCCCGGAGACCCGCGTATCGAGTCTTCGCCACCCGGGAGGCCCACAGGCCCTGCACCGCCCCGTGCGCGGAAACACGCGGGGCTCCGCTATCTCCCGGACCGCGGGCCTCACAGCCGGCCAGGGAGAGGTGACCGAGTGGGACGATAGTGGCAAAGGTAGGGGGCACCTTTCCTCACCTGACACCTAGGAGCAGCGCCACAACACAACCCCGGTCGGAGGCAAGATGGAGCCGGAGGCGTTCCCCGGGAGGGCGGGGCGCTGGGGCCGCCGCGCGGGCCCGTTATGATCAGCGCCGCAGCTAGGAACGCCCCCCGGGCCGGAGGGGGCGGTGCCCGGCAGGGGGCGGCCCCAGGACCACAGCTCCAACTTTCCCATCGTCCCCGCCCTGCTGCTCCACCTGCAGGAAAAGACGCTCCCTTTGTTGGACCGACCAGTTTTACCACATTTCTCTCCCAGGAGCCACACCCCTTCAGTGATGTGCAGCCGACAAAAGCGGAGATTGGAAGCCAAGTGCAACCTCTCCGCCTCTGGTAAGCCGTCCTCCTTGGTATCTCAGAGGGACAAGGACGGTGTCTTTTTAATATCCTCTGTGAAATGAATATCTATACACTAAGCGAAACCAGGAGGAAGTGTTGGGTGAATCTAGGCTCCCCTTATACTGGAGTCCTATCATCTGACTCACCCCAGCATTAAACACCTGAGGCAATTTCAAGTGCCCAGACCAGTATCTTCAACTCATTAAGAGAGTTTGTACTCCACAGCAGAAACCACTTAGCTACCTTTAACATTGGTTCTCGAAGTGCGGTCCCCAGACTAGCAGCAGCAACATCACCTGGAAACCTGATGGAAATGAAAATTATTGGGATCCACCTCAGATCTACTGAATCAAACTCTAGGGGTTCAGCCCAGCAATCTGTTTTAACAAGCCTTCCTAGTGGCTCTGATGCACACTAAAGTCTGGGAACCATCAAGCTGTTACTACATGCTTTTCTACCCAAAAGCTTCCTCAAGGAAGCAGGATAGGGtggattaaaattttaagtggGTGCTcggctgggtgaaaaaaaaaatttttttttaagtgggaagagCAAGATATATATGTCCCCCAGAGGAGTGAAGTGGAAGGTACTTGAAGGTCActgtcaatgttttaaaattttttccattgatttgagagagggaaaggagaaagagagagaagcatcaactcattatttcacATAATCGTTCCATtttgttgtgcactcactgatcctgcatcaaaccgacaacctcagtgCACCCAgacaatattctatccactgagacacccagCAAGGGCCGGCACAAATTGAGAGAAGGATATTCTGGACTCTAATGTAATGTTTTCCTAAGGGATTTTCAATGTATTTTCACTTCATCTGCTGACTTTAGAAATATAACTCTATTGTATTGCTCTCTTATATCAGTCTTCTGTTAAACTGTAAACACTTTTCCCTGCCCAGGTaactcacttggttagagcataatcCTGACATAccagggttcgatccctggtcagagcacatacagtgATGCCTCGGTTTTCGTTGATAATCTATCCAAAAACAATCGGCAAAATCTAAAACCaatgaaaactgaggcaattatttccatatgaatcaatgtaaatccaattaattcattctagacactccaaaatacataccaaaaacacattttatagagaataaacgtagagtttaatactaaaaacaataagaaattaatataaaagactgatgtaaagaataaatgaacatttaacacagcatttacctttctgaagactcttcttttttttttttttttttttaattttttttttaaatttatttattcatttttagagaggagaaagagagagagagaggagagagagacagtgagagagaagggggaggagctggaagcatcaactcccatatgtgccttgaccaggcaagcccagggtttcgaacaggcgacctcagcatttccaggtcgacgctttatccactgcgccaccacaggtcaggctgaagactCTTCTTGATGTATGGAAGACtgcgaggaggggagagagaggtgcagatactGTATATGCAGTAATCACTTATTTGTAATTGTACAACAGTATTAGCactcgcaatcaataaaaaaaaacactgaaaagcaatggaattgtttagCTAGATGCacagggtgatgctcacacaatgagaaacaacACCACATTGAGCAGGAGAATGCATGGGTtgccctttgttttcacaaaattagcaaCAAGGTCATGTGGGTATGCCAACGAAATCCAAGGCAACTGATGAAAACCGAGACAAATTTTTCACAGATACAATCTACAAAAACTGAAACCAATGATAACCAAAGTCAACGAAAACCGAGGCATTactgtacaagaatcaaccagtgaatgcataaataagtggaacaacagatcaatgtttcttttttccccctccccctcttttcatattttctgaagttggaaacggggaggcagtcagacagactcccgcatgcgcccgaccgggatccacccggcatgcccaccagggggcaatgctctgctcatctggggcattgctctgttgcaaccagagccattctagcgcctgaggcagaggccacggagccatcctcagcgcccggggccaactttgctccaatggagccttggctgcgggaagggaagagagagacagagaggaaggagagggggaggggtggagaagcagatgggcacttctcctgtgtgccctggcggggaatcaaacccaggactcctgcacgccaggcagacgctctaccactgagccaacgggccagggccagatcaatgtttctttctctctctccttccccttctcttttgctCTAAATAatagacaataaataataatttttttaatctctcaaaataaaaatactgtaacaACATTAAGGGCAAAAAGAAAGGGGTACATTGCGATTAGTGTAAATTAAGTCTGGTAGGTGGATTAGGATCAGGTTATAGGAGCATAGCCAATGGGTCAGCTTTATATagatcttcatatatatatatctattggAGTTCTGACTATCTAGGAACTCCAATAGATACTCATTTCACAGAGGGCTAATAAAAGACCTTGTCCCTCTTTTTTTGGCCTTTAGACTTTTATTTACTATCACCATAATTCTACTGAGTTGGCAATTTTTGTGTCACCTGTTACTGTATAGTCTGTGTCTCCTGACTGGACTCTAATAGGTATATCATACTCCATCCATCACAGTCAGTAACCCTAAAGATTTTTCTCTCACGCGCTGTCCACACATGTCaccatctatttatttacttgttataGCTAGAAATCACCTCTTCCTTTCCATGCCCATCTTAGCTGACACCAGCATTATATCATCTGAACCATAACAGTAACATCCCCATTGGTTTTTCCTCATTAAACCATTTTACACAGTACTGCCAGTCCATCTGTTTATGTTACTGAATAAAATTCAAAGTGGTATTCATTCTATAACTATCATTTATTaagatatatgatatataaatatttccttctgttcttttcattatcttgatagtgtcctttgaagcacaaagcTTTTAACTTTGATAAAatctaatttatctatttttattttggttacttacacttttggtgtcatatctaagaaatcattaCCCAGTCCAACTGTTTTCTAAGAGTTGTAGAATTTtagctctttgatccattttgagccctggacagttggctcaggggataaagtgtcggcctggcctgggtttgatccccggtcagggcatacatgagaagtgaccatctgcttctcttctcctccctctcccccttctctctctcttcccctcccacagccagtgactccattggtccaagcatcagcctcaggcctgAGGACAGCccaattgattagagcattggccccagataggggctgtagggtggatcccagtcagggcatatgtgggagtctatctcccctcctctcacttaaaaaaaataagatccattttgagttcatttttataaGTTGTGTGAGGTGAAGTTCCTACTTCATCCTCTTGCAAGTGGATATCCAGTGTCCCAGCATCATATAAAAAtctattgagcctgacctgtggtggcgcagtgggtaaagtgtcgacctggaaatgctgaggtcgccggttcgaaaccctgggcttgcctggtcaaggcacatatgggagttgatgcttccagctcctccccccttctctctctctctctctctctctctctctctctcctctctctctctctcctctctaaaatgaataaataaaaaattaaaaaattaaaaaaaaatctattgatatTTTCCCATTGAATTGTTTTGGCaccttgttgaaaatcaattcaCTAGAAATGTAAGCATTTATTTCTTGATTCTCAATTTTActttattgatctatatgtctttcctgtgccagtaccacactgtcttgattattgttCTTTGAAGTAAGTCTTAAGATAGGAATATGTGCATCCTCCAACTTGACAAATAttctcatttaactttttttaaaatttgttttattaattttagagaaaagaagggagagaaagagagaaagaaatactgatctgttcctgtattatgtgccctgactggggatcaaacccataaccttcaTGTTtttggatgacactctaacccagtggtttgcaaccttttacacttggggaccggtgaaaatagGGGAATTATTTCAGGTACCACTAAAACAAATGTCACCCTGAGcttaagcaaattcaactaagatcattgggtctataatcttcctaCAACATGAGGGTTGTAAGCTCTTTaacagactggcatgaaatttctcaGGGACtggtagttgaaaaacactgctctaaccaaccaaactatctggtcagggctcattTAACTCCTTAATGAAACTCTGGGTACTAgacattatccccattttataaatgaagaaattaaggaaacttaAAGAAGTTTAGCTTTCCCACTGGCACAAAATATTTGGTGGTTGCCCCAGGATTCATACTTAGATCTATATAAAGCTGACTCATTGGCTATGCTCCTATAACCTAATCCCAATCTACCTACCAGTCTTAATTTACACTAATCCCAATGTACCCTAAAACATCTCCTATGCTTTTCTGCCTCCAAACTTCTGTTCCTACTGTTTCTTTCATATGAAGTGTCCAGCCCTCCATCTGTTTCATAAAATTCTAATTCACAAAAGCTTCACTGTCACTTAGCAAAGTGATCCCTCTTATCACTCTATTTCCTTAACACTACAAGCCTTTCTCAGGTTTTTATTCCATATTACATCTTGTAGTAAAGGtatgtatatgtattatttttcttcctaggTTAAGAACAAAGACCATGTCTTATTCAACTTTGTATCTCCCCAAAGCCCTAATTACAGAACCTTTTACGTGGTAGGTGCTAACTAAATGTTTTGAATAATAAATGAACTCTGACATGACCCTATCTGAGTGGGCAATAAGAATGTGCAGGTGTGTGTTagggctgaggctgaggtgtTGAGATCCTGGCAAGACTGTAGGAATGAATGCCTAGGGAGTATCCTAATCCTGAGAGTGTGATTAAAGAAGGGTCACATGAGACTGGGTGTGGAGGAGTGGCAGCCCCAAACACAGAACTGAGGTGAATCACTCCTTTGACAAGAGAGAGACCTCCAATTGTGAGGTTGTGTGTATAGACAAGTAATATTTGCCAGTGAGtaggaaatacaataaaaacaaatgactgaAGAAAACCCAAATGGAGTTTATTGTGGTATAGACCAGGGGATAACAAATAACTCTCAAGTATATTTAAGTAAAGTCTGATATAATATGGGTTATCTAAAATACAACACAAGGACAAAAAGCTGCTTGCTCTAGAGTTGGGAGTCcccaacagaaaatataaaaatgcgaTATTTATCTTGAAAAAGCCAGGAAATAGAACAATGTGCCAATCCTCACAACCTCCCCCAGGTTCCCAACCACTTCTCTGACTTGCTCATTCTTGCACCATTTCAGGTCATTAAACCCTCTCCATTTTTTAGACTCAATTGCTGGCTGAGAagtctttttcaaaataaagtgccATTCTTCTCTTTGGTGTCATCTGGTTCGAGTCAAAAGGTATAACTTTTGCACAAAAGAAACTGTTAAGGATACTGGGCTCTGGAAAGACTGATACCAAGCCCTCTTGTCAAATCTAGAATCCTGTCTCTAGAGGCTACTCATGGCTAACATCTCAGAAATTAGTCACATCGTATAGGAGCTCCCATTCTACTTAGAAGTTTTACCTGAATAAGTAAATGAGGTTTAGAATATAGTGGGTTTCAAAGTTGGCAATAAATTGGCATCAGCACAATAATTTTATCACAACCTCCCCCCTTTTCTAGGTATCCAGTCAGAATCTGGCTCAGCTATTTAGACTCCACCATCTCCTTTTTCTTCCAATTGCCTCGTATCCAGCTGACAGGAGCTTCCAAAAAACATGATGTAGTAGGCACTGCAGTATACCACCTGCTTGTTGGGGTTGGAATAGACCTGCTCAGGTTTGAGGGACTTGAAAGGATTGGCTCCATAGGCAATGATGTGTGTATCCAGGTCCACCAGAATCTGCAAAGAGGCTGCCAACTCCTGACTGCTGTAGAAGGATAAGAAAAATTGCTCTGCTTATTATGAGAGAGATAGGAGAGTAACTGTTCAGAACTTGACATTCTAGACTCATCAAGCCCAAAAATAACCAAAAAGGCTGGACTGGGCAAGGGATATCCCTCCCTCCCAGATGTCTTATTAATAACCAATTTACTAACATAGGCCTTTATTCCAAGGGAACGAGAATGCCAAGTGTGAGAAAAAAGCAGAAGAGGatcaagggagagagaaataagttCATGTATTAAAGAGAGGCATGAGTGAGTCAGGGAGGTATCACAAATAGGGAGAGGTTGAAACCTGTAAACAGTAATCAGTGTAGGGATCTCATAATCACGAAGTAGCAGGAGGGTGGGCAGCCAAGCCTCCATCAAGTCTGAGGAAGCATGAAAACCTAtggaataaagaggagaaaggctGAGGTAGACCCTAGCCAGACACTTCTCTCATTATGTCCACTCTAACCCTCACCTAGCTCACTGCTAATGCTCGTTTACCACTATCGCCCATCCCCAGTTCAAAGAAAAATTCTGAACCCAGGTGCAGCACATAAGGCTAACGATGAACAAGGTCATCATCATATTATGTTTCACCTGACCAAATGAATGGAACTCCAAAGATAGAAGACATAAgagttaaaatggaaaatttcccAAGGACCCACCTGAATCCCCTGAACCAATGACTCTTACCTGGGTGGAATGCCACCACCAAATCTGGATGGGCTGTCTGCCCAGTCTCCACTTGCTCCTCCCAGAAGTTATGATAGAGGCCCCTATGGCCACTAAGCTGAACTGTGCCAGGTTCCAGAGGTGAAGTGGAGGTATTCTGTAAAAAGCCAGCAGCTACGTCTACACCCACCATTATTATATGGAAGCCAAGATGTCCAGGAAACATGTAACCAAGCTCATCGTAGTCCCTGGGGCGAGTGAGAAATGTCTCCACATGGGAAGCACCAACGATGTGCACTATGCTTCCTCCAATCTTCTTAACATTTATCCCCAAGGCCCGAAGCCCAAAGCCCAGCGTCAAGGGCCGTGACAGGGCATCTGTCAGCAGCCGCTTCAAAGAGCCCCGCAGGACATCTGGTTCTGGCCTTAGCCTTCCTACACTGGCCCAAAGAGTGGTCATGGCATGACTATTTAGCACAGCATCCATTGTAGCATCTAGCTGTAAACACCGCATAGAAAACCAGGTGTCCCAGCCCTGCACAACTTCAGCCAGCCATGGCCAAGGTTCCGAGGGTAGGACAAAATCTCCTGCAGGAAAAATGGAACAAGCAGTGACCTAATCCTTCCCTTGCTTTAACATTCCTTCTACATTCTCTCTCCCAACCTGTTACCAGGAATGCCCCACTCAGTTCCTCATTTTTTCCTCATAACAACatgcttcatatctctctctAAGTACAACCAACTTTGACCATTATGGCAGAGTTCCCCAACACCACCACTCCACCTGTGACCAGAAGCCATTCCATGAGGCGGTCCACAGCTACAAGACGCAGATCTTGGCAAACCTTCCTGTGTGCTGGCCAGTCTGACTTCTGGCACTCTGGATCACAGTAATAGACATTTCTGCACCTGAGAGAATAAGCCCCAGAAACATTTGTTCCTATACTTCAAAGGTGATTGGGAGAATATCTGGGGAAGAGAATTGATACTCCTCTTCCCAGGATGAAAGTTACTGggtaaggaagaaagggagaggaatgaTGGCTGACGCACCAAATTTGGGGATTTCATTTAGAAGGAGAGGCAGGAAAGACTGAGAATGTATTTTTTCTCTTGGGTCAGAGTGACACTTCAGTCTCTGTCTGCAACAACTCACTTTTTACAtcctttattgaaaaaaaaaaaaaaaactccaggaGTTTGTGGCTGCCCTCTTATCATGAGTATGTCTCAATCCCAACTTCCTCAGAACGAATTATGGTCTTACCCCTTGAGTACTTACGAGGAGAAAGGTGAGAGAATTGTACTGTCTCTGTCTGACTTTCCCATAACACCAAAAATAATCAGTAGCTCAACCCTTTTCTAATCTCTGTGGCTTGaacctggccaaatagctcagttggttagagcgtcctcccatacaccaaggttgtaggttcaatccctggtcagggcacatacaagaataaaccaatgggccctggccggttggctcagtggtagagcgtcggcctggtgtgcagaagtcccgggttcgattcccggccagggcacacaggagaagcacccatctgcttctccacccctccccctctccttcctctctgtctctctcttcccctcccacagctgaggctccattggagcaaagatggcccgggcgctggggatggc
This window contains:
- the MSS51 gene encoding putative protein MSS51 homolog, mitochondrial isoform X2, which codes for MAPRPRRRKHKKSLSSVASTIVTPPTVVTPVSLTLSKPGPSIDALGFYSLENNVPGLSQLILQKLNMKSYEEYKLVVDGGTPVSGFGFRCLQEMFQKMEDTFRFCAYCKALPGGLSDSRVLRHCKRCRNVYYCDPECQKSDWPAHRKVCQDLRLVAVDRLMEWLLVTGDFVLPSEPWPWLAEVVQGWDTWFSMRCLQLDATMDAVLNSHAMTTLWASVGRLRPEPDVLRGSLKRLLTDALSRPLTLGFGLRALGINVKKIGGSIVHIVGASHVETFLTRPRDYDELGYMFPGHLGFHIIMVGVDVAAGFLQNTSTSPLEPGTVQLSGHRGLYHNFWEEQVETGQTAHPDLVVAFHPVRSWQPLCRFWWTWIHTSLPMEPILSSPSNLSRSIPTPTSRWYTAVPTTSCFLEAPVSWIRGNWKKKEMVESK
- the MSS51 gene encoding putative protein MSS51 homolog, mitochondrial isoform X1, with the protein product MAPRPRRRKHKKSLSSVASTIVTPPTVVTPVSLTLSKPGPSIDALGFYSLENNVPGLSQLILQKLNMKSYEEYKLVVDGGTPVSGFGFRCLQEMFQKMEDTFRFCAYCKALPGGLSDSRVLRHCKRCRNVYYCDPECQKSDWPAHRKVCQDLRLVAVDRLMEWLLVTGDFVLPSEPWPWLAEVVQGWDTWFSMRCLQLDATMDAVLNSHAMTTLWASVGRLRPEPDVLRGSLKRLLTDALSRPLTLGFGLRALGINVKKIGGSIVHIVGASHVETFLTRPRDYDELGYMFPGHLGFHIIMVGVDVAAGFLQNTSTSPLEPGTVQLSGHRGLYHNFWEEQVETGQTAHPDLVVAFHPGFHASSDLMEAWLPTLLLLRDYEIPTLITVYSSQELAASLQILVDLDTHIIAYGANPFKSLKPEQVYSNPNKQVVYCSAYYIMFFGSSCQLDTRQLEEKGDGGV